atcgtcttttggtggaaagctgtcctcttgccatgtggaaatgccaactgcgttcagcatgaactggaagcgtgcccggcgattcacagcgtttcagaaataaatgtcccaaaatcgcactaaacggatataaattgctataaaacgctttaaattaactaccttatgatgtttttaactcctataacgagtcttaacatgaccggagaaagattactcccaacactaatgcttggaacaggtgcgggtcggtgtcctccacgtgCGTGACGCACCAataaaagagttgctagctacagggttttttaatttatagtgcttgtgaacgcgcaatcgaccccattcaaatcgtcatcacgtaaaggcatccaggggaagacgtaagcagtgtccgtatactcatagcaataactgtggccttttaactgactccagatcaggggccaaaatttctgaaatctgactccatgtcagggaaattgctgtagaatgggttctgttccacttagagacaaaatttcaactcctatagaagctatagactgttttctatccaataataataataatatgcatattgtaggatcaagaattttgtggtaagccgtttcaaaaattacacgattagcataaatagtgacaacagcgcccccagcctcaacaggttaatgtttGGAGCTGATTAAAAAGCAGCCCGTTTGTACAAATGGTTCTGCATTCTACGTGCGTCCTCATGGAGCCGGTGTGTTCTAGGAGCATTGTCCTCATGGAGCCGGTGTGTTCTAGGAGCGTTGTCCTCATGGAGCCGGTGTGTTCTAGGAGCATTGTCCTCATGGAGCCGGTGTGTTCTAGGAGCGTTGTCCTCATGGAGCCGGTGTGTTCTAGGAGCGTTGTCCTCATGGAGCCGGTGTGTTCTAGGAGCGTTGTCGTCATGGAGCCGGTGTGTTCTAGGAGCGTTGTCCTCATGGAGCCGGTGTGTTCTAGGAGCGTTGTCCTCATGGAGCCGGTGTGTTCTAGGAGCGTTGTCCTCATGGAGCCGGTGTGTTCTAGGAGCGTTGTCCTCATGGAGCCGGTGTGTTCTAGGAGCGTTGTCCTCATGGAGCCGGTGTGTTCTAGGAGCGTTGTCCTCATGGAGCCGGTGTGTTCTAGGAGCGTTGTCCTCATGGAGCCGGTGTGTTCTAGGAGCGTTGTCCTCATGGAGCCGGTGTGTTCTAGGAGCGTTGTCCTCATGGAGCCGGTGTGTTCTAGGAGCATTGTCCTCATGGAGCCGGTGTGTTCTAGGAGCGTTGTCCTCATGGAGCCGGTGTGTTCTAGGAGCGTTGTCCTCATGGAGCCGGTGTGTTCTAGGAGCGTTGTCCTCATGGAGCCGGAGTGTTCTAGGAGCGTTGTCCTTATGGAGCCGGAGTGTTCTAGGAGCTTTGTCCTTATGGAGCCGGAGTGTTCTAGGAGCGTTGTCCTTATGGAGCCGGAGTGTTCTAGGAGCGTTGTCCTTATGGAGCCGGAGTGTTCTAGGAGCGTTGTCCTCATGGAGCCGATGTGTTCTAGGAGCGTTGTCCTCATGGAGCCGGTGTGTTCTAGGAGCGTTGTCCTCATGGAGCCGGTGTGTTCTAGGGGCGTTGTCCTTATGGAGCCGGTGTGTTCTAGGAGCGTTGTCCTCATGGAGCCGGTGTGTTCTAGGAGCGTTGTCCTCATGGAGCCGGAGTGTTCTAGGAGCGTTGTCCTTATGGAGCCGGTGTGTTCTAGGAGCGTTGTCCTCATGGAGCCGGTGTGTTCTAGGAGCGTTGTCCTCATGGAGCCGGTGTGTTCTAGGAGCGTTGTCCTTATGGAGCCGGTGTGTTCTAGGAGCGTTGTCCTCATGGAGCCGGTGTGTTCTAGGAGCGTTGTGCTTATGGAGCCGGTGTGTTCTAGGAGCGTTGTCCTCATGGAGCCGGAGTGTTCTAGGACCGTTGTCCTTATGGAGCCGGTGTGTTCTAGGAGCGTTGTCCTCATGGAGCCGGAGTGTTCTAGGAGCGTTGTCCTCATGGAGCCGGTGTGTTCTAGGAGCGTTGTCCTCATGGAGCCGGAGTGTTCTAGGAGCGTTGTCCTCATGGAGCCGGTGTGTTCTAGGAGCGTTGTCCTCATGGAGCCGGTGTGTTCTAGGAGCGTTGTCCTCATGGAGCCGGTGTGTTCTAGGAGCGTTGTCCTCATGGAGCCGGTGTGTTCTAGGAGCGTTGTCCTCATGGAGCCGGTGTGTTCTAGGAGCGTTGTCCTCATGGAGCCGGTGTGTTCTAGGAGCGTTGTCCTCATGGAGCCGGTGTGTTCTAGGAGCGTTGTCCTCATGGAGCCGGTGTGTTCTAGGAGCGTTGTCCTCATGGAGCCGGTGTGTTCTAGGAGCGTTGTCCTCATGGAGCCGGTGTGTTCTAGGAGCGTTGTCCTCATGGAGCCGGTGTGTTCTAGGAGCGTTGTCCTCATGGAGCCGGTGTGTTCTAGGAGCGTTGTCCTCATGGAGCCGGTGTGTTCTAGGAGCGTTGTCCTCATGGAGCCGGTGTGTTCTAGGAGCGTTGTCCTCATGGAGCCGGTGTGTTCTAGGAGCGTTGTCCTCATGGAGCCGGTGTGTTCTAGGAGCGTTGTCCTTATGGAGTCGGTGTGTTCTAGGAGCGTTGTCCTCATGGAGCCGGTGTGTTCTAGGAGCGTTGTCCTTATGGAGCCGGTGTGTTCTAGGAGCGTTGTCCTCATGGAGCCGGTGTGTTCTAGCAGCGTTGTCCTCATGGAGCCGGTGTGTTCTAGGAGCGTTGTCCTTTTGGAGCCGGTGTGTTCTAGGAGCGTTGTCCTTATGGAGCCGGTGTGTTCTAGGAGCGTTGTCCTCATGGAGCCGGTGTGTTCTAGGAGCGTTGTCCTCATGGAGCCGGTGTGTTCTAGGAGCGTTGTCCTCATGGAGCCGGTGTGTTCTAGGAGCGTTGTCCTCATGGAGCCAGAGTGTTCTAGGAGCGTTGTCCTCATGGAGCCGGTGTGTTCTAGGAGCGTTGTCCTTATGGAGCCGGTGTGTTCTAGGAGCGTTGTCCTCATGGAGCCGGTGTGTTCTAGGAGCGTTGTCCTCATGGAGCCGGTGTGTTCTAGGAGCGTTGTCCTCATGGAGCCGGTGTGTTCCTGGAGCGTTGTCCTCATGGAGCCGGTGTGTTCTAGGAGCGTTGCTATATCTATATGGTTTCATACTAGGATTTCAAGACAGGTGGAACCTTTGATAAGACCAATTAGGTCTTTCTAATTCTGAGAGAGAATAGCTAGTGCTGCCATTGTTTTTCAGACAGGAATATTATGTTAATGATGTAATTGTTATTTTTAGTGCTGATACAGTAAGCCCATGGATGTGGGGAAAACAGGACCCACATGGAAACTCACCCATTGGTCGTATCCCACCCAGGAAACCCTCCCAGTAGACCACTCAATGGctatccatatatatatattttttaattaaaccTTCTGGTTTTCTATATAAGGAATTTCAAAGGATTTATAGCATTTGCTTTTACTTTtgaacttaagtatatttaaaaccagaaACTTTTAGACttatttactgggtgactcacttttacttgagtcattttctattaaggcacGTGTCAAACTCGTTCCACGAAGGGCCGAGTGTCTACGGGTTCCCTCgtacttgattgattaattaaggtctctgattagtaaggaactcccctcacctggttgtctaggtcttaaacaaattgactcaaattatgtcaattagcctatcagaagcttctaaagccatgacatcattttctggaattttccaagctgtttaaaggcacagtcaacttagtgtatgtacacttttaACCCACTggaacagtgaattataagtgaaataatctgtctgtatgtaacgctcgtcgtatgaagtagaaggagaccaaggtgcagtgtggtaagcgttcatgatatttaatcaaactgaacactgaaacaaaataacaaagtagaacAAAAAGAAACActtctgtcaggtgcagacacacaaaacaggaaacaactacccacaaaacacaggtgggaaaaaggctgcctaagtatgattcccaatctgagacaacgatagacagctgcctctgattgggaaccactctCGGCcaagaaatagaaacatagaatgcccaccataatcacaccctggcctaaccaaaatagagaataaaaacctctctatggccagggcgtgacactgtaaacaattgttggaaaaattacttgtgtcatgcacaaagtagatgtcctcaccgacttgccaaaattatagtttgttaacaagaaatttgtggagtggttgaaaaacgagttttaatgactccaacctaagtgtatgtaaacttccgacttcaactgtagatgtctATATTGATAGAGGGAGTTTATTTTAAATTTTTAGAAGGGAATCATTGCATTATACCTCTGTTGTGATGGACACCTctgctatgtctctctctctctctctctctctctctctctctctctctctctctctctctctcgctctctctctctcccctcctcaatcctctcccactctctttccTCATTTTTCCctcttcatcctccctctctcccccaactctcccctcatctctgcCCCCTGGACTCAtatcctcctgtccctcctcaccctctgtaGCATGATATACTACAGTACCCATAACGCTCTGTATTCTGTATCCGGTTTGATCTAACTAAACACGTTCCTACTATGGTGTCCCGTCTCCTTATTATTTCAATACAGCCTATTCCccccccttcttcttcttctctcaccTCCCTCCATCCAGATATGATCCTCTCCCTAGCTGCAGCTATGAGCAGCGGCGGCATCCCCCAGAACACTACTTCCTCCTCGACCTTTGACCCCTCGTCCCTGGACCCCTGGCTTGACCCCTACCCTGACTCCTACCCTGACCTCCCCGGGGTTAACGCCTCCTCCTCCGACGTCCCTGGCCGCACCTATACCTCCGACCTTGACTTACGACCTCTGACCTCACAACAGGTTAGACATGATGGCATCAAGTATAGTTAATTTTTTTGTTGTGATTGCTGATTtcattgctttaaaaaaaacttaCTGGATAAGTATAGTGACCTTTGGGTGTTTTGAGAATTTCTCATCATATAAATTATAATTACTTTGTTGTTGTCGTTATGATTGtgatgatttttattttattattgtggttgttattgttgttattatcatTATAATGATGATAATCAAGAGAAGGATGTGATGATTATTGTCATCAACAGGATGTCAGCCCATGGGATGTGGCGTTATGCGTCACGGGTACACTCATCGCCTGCGAGAACGCTCTGGTCATCGCCGTCCTCTTCTACACGCCGACCCTCAGAGCCCCAATGTTCATCCTGATCGGCTCGCTGGCATTCGCCGACCTCCTGGCGGGTCTCGGTCTCATCCTGAACTTCGTGTTCACCTATCTTGTCGAGGGAGAGGTCGTGACCTTGGTTGCCACAGGGATTATCATTGCGGCATTCTCGGCATCCATCTTGAATATCTTGGCGATCACCGTGGACAGGTACGGTAATATTTatgtctctctttttttcttaAAATTAGAATTGAAGGGATACTAGATGTTTTCCCATCTTCTGACTTTGCAGATAGCTGCTTTGCTGAGAAAAGTTTTACTTGCAATGACAGTGATATGCGGCGTGGTTGAATGCACTGGGTGTAAATGTGAATGTAAAACAAGGACTGGATTTGGAGTGTTCATTGCATTACAGGTACCTGTCGCTGTACAACGCGCTGACCTACCACACGGAGCGGACTGTCCTCTTCACATACCTGGTGGTAGGGGTCATCTGGTTGGTGTGTCTGGTCCTCGGCGTCCTCCCCGCGCTCGGGTGGAACTGCCTAGACGACCAATCAACGTGCTCAGTCTGTCGACCCGTCACCAAATCCAACGCTGTCGCCCTCGCTGTCTTCTTCCTACTGGTTTTCGCGTTGATGATGCAACTCTACCTACAGATCTGTCGGATCGCGTTCCGTCACGCTCAGCAAATCGCCGTCCAGCATCAGTTCCTCGCCATTTCCACAACCAAAGGAGTCCAGACGCTCTCCGTGATTCTCTGCACCTTCGCCATGTGTTGGCTGCCGTTTGCTATGTATTCTATCGTGGCGGATTCAAGCTATCCTATCATATATACATACTCTACGGTGCTGCTGGCGGCGTGTAATTCAGTCATAAATCCTATTATATATGCGTTCAGGAACCCGGATATACAGAAGGGGCTCTGGTTGGCGTGTTGTGGGTGTGTCCCGTCAAATCTGAGTCTGAGACCTCGAGCCAGGACGT
Above is a genomic segment from Salvelinus fontinalis isolate EN_2023a chromosome 36, ASM2944872v1, whole genome shotgun sequence containing:
- the LOC129835522 gene encoding G-protein coupled receptor 12-like isoform X2; amino-acid sequence: MILSLAAAMSSGGIPQNTTSSSTFDPSSLDPWLDPYPDSYPDLPGVNASSSDVPGRTYTSDLDLRPLTSQQDVSPWDVALCVTGTLIACENALVIAVLFYTPTLRAPMFILIGSLAFADLLAGLGLILNFVFTYLVEGEVVTLVATGIIIAAFSASILNILAITVDRYLSLYNALTYHTERTVLFTYLVVGVIWLVCLVLGVLPALGWNCLDDQSTCSVCRPVTKSNAVALAVFFLLVFALMMQLYLQICRIAFRHAQQIAVQHQFLAISTTKGVQTLSVILCTFAMCWLPFAMYSIVADSSYPIIYTYSTVLLAACNSVINPIIYAFRNPDIQKGLWLACCGCVPSNLSLRPRARTSSDV
- the LOC129835522 gene encoding G-protein coupled receptor 12-like isoform X1 — protein: MAPSLWRTALFRTHISDMILSLAAAMSSGGIPQNTTSSSTFDPSSLDPWLDPYPDSYPDLPGVNASSSDVPGRTYTSDLDLRPLTSQQDVSPWDVALCVTGTLIACENALVIAVLFYTPTLRAPMFILIGSLAFADLLAGLGLILNFVFTYLVEGEVVTLVATGIIIAAFSASILNILAITVDRYLSLYNALTYHTERTVLFTYLVVGVIWLVCLVLGVLPALGWNCLDDQSTCSVCRPVTKSNAVALAVFFLLVFALMMQLYLQICRIAFRHAQQIAVQHQFLAISTTKGVQTLSVILCTFAMCWLPFAMYSIVADSSYPIIYTYSTVLLAACNSVINPIIYAFRNPDIQKGLWLACCGCVPSNLSLRPRARTSSDV